From Cryptococcus neoformans var. neoformans B-3501A chromosome 6, whole genome shotgun sequence, the proteins below share one genomic window:
- a CDS encoding hypothetical protein (Match to ESTs gb|CF191333.1|CF191333, gb|CF191332.1|CF191332, gb|CF183059.1|CF183059; HMMPfam hit to Ferrochelatase, Ferrochelatase, score: 535.9, E(): 3.5e-158): MTAIQRPISVFARPLLPSSSRLRLAPPAIARQRFLATVRDGPAVGSKPPTAVLMMNMGGPSTVPEVHDFLSRLFHDNDLIPLPFQPLLAPLIAKRRTPSIEEQYSAIGGGSPILKWTQVQGAAMCSLLDELNPKSAPHKPYVAFRYAKTLTEDALAEMKQDGVQRAVAFSQYPQYSSSTTGSSLNELYKQVKQLGWGGNGEVKWSVIDRWPTHPGLVEAFAHNIKAALQTYPEDRRGDVTILFSAHSLPLDIVNRGDPYTAEVAATVWAVMSKLNFSNPWRLTWQSKVGPKAWQGPQTAAAIEGYAKAGTKDICLVPVAFTSDHIETLYELDIEVKEEAEKLGVHLTRASSLNDSPIFIRALADIVSNHLKDYDAGLIGPASKQLLSADPRHVSPRSQETRRWLASGGTNMAA, from the exons ATGACTGCAATCCAACGTCCCATCTCTGTCTTTGCTCGCCCATtgctcccttcttcttccaggCTCCGTCTCGCCCCCCCTGCCATCGCTCGCCAAAGATTCCTGGCCACCGTGAGAGATGGACCTGCAGTTGGCTCAAAACC ACCAACAG CTGTTCTTATGATGAACATGGGTGGACCTTCAACT GTTCCCGAAGTTCACGACTTTCTTTCGCGTTTATTCCATGATAACGACCTTATTCCTCTGCCCTTCCAGCCCCTCCTTGCCCCCCTCATCGCCAAGCGTCGAACCCCTTCCATCGAAGAGCAATATTCCGCCATTGGCGGCGGTTCTCCTATCCTCAAATGGACTCAGGTTCAAGGCGCTGCCATGTGCTCTCTATTGGATGAGCTTAACCCCAAATCGGCGCCACACAAACCTTATGTTGCTTTCCGATATGCCAAGACCCTCACCGAAGATGCCCTGGCAGAGATGAAGCAGGATGGCGTACAGAGGGCCGTTGCTTTCAGCCAATATCCTCAATACAGTAGCTCTACTACTGGCAGTAGTTTGAATGAACTTTACAAACAGGTGAAACAGCTAGGCTGGGGCGGAAACGGCGAAGTCAAGTGGAGCGTTATTGACCGATGGCCCACTCACCCTGGACTGGTAGAG GCTTTTGCACACAACATCAAAGCTGCCCTACAGACTTACCCGGAAGACCGACGAGGTGATGTCaccattctcttctctgctcactctctccctcttgaCATTGTCAA CCGCGGTGACCCATACACTGCCGAAGTTGCCGCTACAGTATGGGCCGTCATGTCCAAGCTCAACTTCTCCAACCCTTGGCGTCTTACATGGCAATCCAAGGTCGGTCCCAAAGCCTGGCAAGGACCTCAGACCGCCGCGGCCATTGAGGGTTACGCCAAGGCGGGCACCAAGGACATTTGTCTCGTTCCCGTCGCCTTCACCAGTGATCACATCGAAACCCTCTATGAGCTTGATATTGaggtcaaagaagaggctgaaaAG CTCGGTGTTCACTTGACACGagcctcttctctcaaCGACTCTCCCATATTCATCCGCGCCCTTGCCGACATTGTCTCCAACCACCTCAAAGACTATGATGCCGGTTTGATAGGTCCCGCGAGCAAGCAACTCTTGTCCGCTGATCCTCGACATGTGAGCCCTAGGTCGCAAGAGACTAGGCGCTGGTTAGCTAGTGGAGGTACGAATATGGCCGCTTAG
- a CDS encoding hypothetical protein (HMMPfam hit to zf-HIT, HIT zinc finger, score: 50.7, E(): 4e-12), giving the protein MTIKQPKPLQIRLPFRVPRPNKTTTDVRVCGICRKNDSKYTCPRCNVAYCSLDCFKNESHAQCSEPFYKTTVLDSISADPKAGLEEKRAMMEMLRRFEETEAEGGNGLEELESEYEEDELITRLQGIDIDSLDSNELFKLLPPKHRDAFIQALQNPDSEEAKVLLESASNELIPQGPDLLPWWESEEALDDGENESGEDKVEPEPGLIPQELLLGIKPPEGVGRKLVYNAISIGIAYIHTLLSFRLPSLSPTHLASQDLETLDIKTCLGELVPFLFDPKSTVRYESIGSAWGAVWEFIGSEMSSPPSTQILQQLLSIICSLVHPPITTPSYPKLLLILSDIYHLYTIPPGKLGAAVPRKLAFYVKALEQLERSEWLELENGIRKELDKLEQEENRENQVDVKKDNEQLKIV; this is encoded by the exons ATGACTATAAAACAGCCAAAACCACTTCAAATACGCCTCCCATTCCGAGTGCCTAGGCCAAATAAGACCACTACTGATGTAAGGGTCTGTGGAAT ATGTCGAAAGAATGATAGCAAATACACCTGTCCCAGGTGCAACGTCGCATATTGTTCATTAGATTGCTTCAAAAATGAG TCTCACGCACAATGCTCAGAGCCATTCTACAAAACCACCGTCTTAGACTCAATATCTGCCGACCCTAAAGCGGGGCTCGAAGAGAAGCGGGCGATGATGGAAATGCTGAGAAGGTTCGAAGAAACTGAAGCTGAGGGAGGGAATGGTttggaagagctggagaGCGAAtatgaggaggatgaattGATAACCAGACTGCAAGGAATTGATATAG ATTCCTTGGACAGTAATGAGCTGTTCAAACTTCTCCCACCAAAACATCGTGATGCTTTTATACAAGCGCTTCAAAATCCGGATTCTGAAGAAGCCAAAGTTCTCCTCGAATCGGCTTCAAATGAATTGATACCCCAGGGGCCGGATTTGTTACCATGGTgggagagtgaagaagctTTGGACGATGGGGAAAATGAGAGTGGGGAAGACAAGGTTGAGCCAGAGCCAGGTCTTATACCTCAAgaacttcttcttgggatAAAGCCTCCAGAGGGAGTAGGACGAAAACTGGTGTACAATGCCATTTCCATAGG TATTGCCTATATCCATACACTCTTATCATTCCGCCTCCCTTCTCTGTCTCCCACTCACCTCGCCTCGCAAGATCTCGAAACTCTGGACATTAAAACTTGTCTTGGTGAACTTGTCCCCTTTCTGTTTGATCCAAAATCGACCGTGCGATACGAAAGCATTGGTTCTGCATGGGGCGCTGTATGGGAATTTATTGGATCCGAAATG TCCTCGCCACCTAGCACGCAGATACTACAACAACTCCTCTCTATCATATGTTCTCTTGTTCATCCGCCAATCACCACTCCATCATATCCTAAATTACTTCTAATCCTCTCAGACATATATCACCTCTACACGATACCACCTGGTAAGCTAGGTGCTGCTGTTCCAAGGAAACTGGCGTTCTATGTGAAAGCTCTTGAGCAATTAGAAAGGAGTGAATGGTTGGAGCTGGAAAATGGAATTAGAAAAGAGTTGGATAAGCTTGAGCAGGAAGAGAATCGAGAGAATCAAGTAGACGTAAAGAAGGACAATGAGCAGTTGAAAATTGTCTAG
- a CDS encoding hypothetical protein (Match to ESTs gb|CF192858.1|CF192858, gb|CF189000.1|CF189000, gb|CF188999.1|CF188999), with protein MPRLELSPLRQSDPPLQRKFRSIWLRVKDLPYDALHRYHRLGRKGKASIWILTVINLLIVAVVLIITPTRIGQWFNSLALSIKGMGWKGVVLCNIFAILSSHPPLFGFVPTLTLIGFIYGIWPGFLIAGIASMLGAGIAFLSVRSFFLGLFKKNDKWEAFGHVMRAKGLPLVIMIRFCPVPWGVSNGLFASIESVKFWHFMVANLMIQPKLLLVVFIGSRLTSLASDSAAHDPLRFWLNLISIIVSACISIATGVIIYRLTLQQMRKLDQTGAGLGDGELAAEALEENALLGDYDSGSGEDEAEFLTSSNHRDREGNGKGLKVGGGAGIIRRNSSQDTTGDADLV; from the exons ATGCCCAGACTAGAACTCTCACCGCTCAGACAGAGCGACCCTCCTCTCCAGCGCAAGTTCCGCAGTATATGGCTCCGCGTCAAGGATCTCCCCTATGACGCTTTACATAGGTATCACAGgctgggaaggaagggaaag GCGTCAATATG GATTTTGACAGTGATCAACCTACTCATCGTCGCGGTTGTCCTCATTATAACGCCCACACGGATTGGGCAGTGGTTCAACTCTCTTGCGCTTAGTATCAAGGGtatgggatggaagggtGTCGTGCTGTGTAACATCTTTGCTA TATTGAGCTCGCATCCACCGCTCTTTGGCTTCGTGCCCACCCTTACTCTTATTGGATTCATCTACGGCATATGGCCTGGATTCCTTATTGCCGGTATCGCCTCAATGCTGGGAGCAGGTATCGCATTCTTGTCCGTTCGC TCATTTTTTCTGGGTTTgttcaagaagaatgacAAGTGGGAAGCATTTGGACATGTTATGCGCGCCAAGGGACTGCCGCTTGTCATCATGATCCGTTTTTGCCCCGTTCCATGGGGTGTTAGCAACGGTCTTTTCGCTTCGATCGAAAGTGTCAAGTTCTGGCACTTTATGGTCGCTAACCT TATGATCCAGCCCaaacttcttctcgtcgtTTTCATCGGCTCCCGACTTACTTCTCTCGCCTCCGACTCTGCCGCCCACGATCCCCTGCGGTTTTGGCTCAATCTCATTTCTATCATTGTCTCGGCTTGCATTTCTATCGCAACAGGTGTGATAATCTATCGACTTACGCTGCAACAGATGCGTAAGCTCGACCAGACTGGTGCAGGTCTTGGAGATGGGGAACTGGCCGCGGAAGCATTGGAAGAAAATGCTTTGTTGGGAGACTATGACAGCGGAAgcggagaggatgaggctgAATTTTTGACATCATCCAATCACAGAGATagggaaggaaatggcaaaGGATTAAAAGTAGGGGGGGGAGCTGGAATCATTCGACGAAACAGTAGTCAGGATACGACTGGCGACGCAGACCTTGTGTAA
- a CDS encoding hypothetical protein (Match to EST gb|CF191554.1|CF191554) encodes MAHTTPRSHPPPHSLLQNLTTQSLLLSHLFTLIASPPNPNTSTQTQLNQVYSALQLSTLDLSGLVKEVGHHQEAYRRLVEKKNEVAGLEMRVRGLVKRLEEGRKELEGMIDQGERSLEDIQKSEREPVPAKTLMAHAQSLSKHSSAPVSSLLAPVDKAQYAPWPTEMSMRMGLLFQLEGSMSGMGERGVVGEEQKAPQKVEERREHVEHEESGRRYDPNAVFQLDLNSDESDED; translated from the exons ATGGCACACACCACACCACGATCACATCCTCCGCCCCACTCACTCCTTCAAAACCTCACAACCCaatctctcctcctctcacACCTCTTTACCCTCATCGCTTCTCCACCGAATCCCAACACCTCCACCCAAACACAGCTGAATCAGGTATACTCGGCTCTCCAGCTGTCCACTCTAGACTTGTCAGGTCTCGTGAAAGAGGTTGGCCATCATCAAGAAGCGTATAGGAGActggtggagaagaagaatgaagtgGCTggtttggagatgagagtGCGAGGGCTTGTGAAACgactggaagaaggaaggaaggagttggAAGGAATGATCGATCAAGGAGAAAGATCACTAGAGGATATTCAGAAATCTGAGAGAG AACCGGTGCCGGCAAAGACTCTCATGGCACACGCACAATCATTATCAAAGCATTCTTCAGCACCTGTATCAAGCTTATTAGCGCCTGTGGATAAGGCTCAGTATGCACCATGGCCCACGGAGATGAGTATGCGCATGGGACTGCTGTTCCAGCTCGAGGGAAGCATGAGCGGAATGGGCGAGAGAGGCGTTGTGGGCGAAG AACAAAAAGCGCCCCAGAAAGTGGAAGAACGGAGAGAACATGTCGAGCATGAAGAATCTGGCAGAAGATATGACCCCAATGCTGTTTTCCAATTGGATCTCAACTCTGATGAATCGGACGAGGATTGA